From Primulina tabacum isolate GXHZ01 chromosome 2, ASM2559414v2, whole genome shotgun sequence, one genomic window encodes:
- the LOC142525293 gene encoding mitogen-activated protein kinase 1 — protein MADLGAAGGQYPDFPAVATHGGNYIQYDIFGNKFEITNKYRPPIMPIGRGAYGIVCSVRNIETNEMVAIKKIANAFDNYMDAKRTLREIKLLRHLDHENVMAIRDVVPPPSRREFSDVYIASELMDTDLHQIIRSNQSLSEEHCQYFMYQILRGLKYIHSANVIHRDLKPSNLLLNANCDLKICDFGLARLNIENEFMTEYVVTRWYRAPELLLNSSEYTAAIDVWSVGCIFMEMMNRKPLFAGNDHVHQLKLLTELLGTPTDSDLDFNRNEDVRKYIRQLPQHPRQNLAKVFPHVNSLAIDLVDKMLTINPTKRITVEEALEHPYFARLHDISDEPVCPESFCFDFEQQPLTEEQIKELIYQEALELNRP, from the exons ATGGCTGATTTAGGAGCTGCCGGCGGACAGTACCCAGATTTCCCGGCGGTGGCTACGCACGGAGGGAACTATATACAGTATGATATATTTGGCAATAAGTTTGAGATCACCAATAAGTATCGCCCTCCCATTATGCCCATTGGTCGCGGCGCGTACGGGATAGTTTG CTCGGTTAGGAACATAGAGACTAATGAGATGGTGGCAATCAAGAAGATTGCAAATGCTTTCGATAATTATATGGATGCCAAGAGGACTCTGCGTGAGATTAAGCTTCTACGGCACTTGGACCATGAAAAT GTCATGGCTATTAGAGATGTAGTTCCACCTCCATCAAGAAGAGAATTTTCCGATGTATACATTGCCTCCGAGCTAATGGACACCGATCTTCACCAAATAATTCGGTCTAACCAGAGCTTATCAGAGGAACACTGCCAG TACTTCATGTATCAGATCCTCCGAGGATTAAAGTACATACATTCGGCTAACGTGATCCATCGGGACTTGAAACCGAGCAACTTGCTTCTGAATGCTAATTGTGATCTAAAGATATGTGATTTCGGCCTTGCACGGCTTAACATTGAAAATGAGTTCATGACTGAATATGTGGTGACAAGATGGTACAGGGCACCAGAACTGTTGTTGAATTCTTCTGAATATACCGCTGCAATAGACGTGTGGTCTGTTGGCTGCATTTTCATGGAAATGATGAATCGAAAGCCATTGTTTGCTGGGAATGATCATGTGCATCAACTGAAGTTATTGACAGAG CTTCTTGGTACGCCCACAGACTCCGATCTGGATTTCAACAGAAATGAGGACGTGAGGAAATACATACGGCAACTTCCACAACATCCTCGTCAGAATCTTGCAAAAGTTTTTCCACATGTAAATTCCCTGGCCATTGATCTAGTTGATAAAATGCTGACAATCAACCCAACTAAGAGAATTACAG TTGAAGAAGCTTTGGAACATCCTTACTTTGCAAGATTACACGATATATCAGACGAACCAGTATGCCCTGAGTCATTCTGTTTCGATTTCGAGCAGCAACCCTTGACAGAAGAGcagatcaaggagttgatataTCAAGAAGCTTTGGAGCTAAATCGACCATAG
- the LOC142525285 gene encoding V-type proton ATPase subunit a1-like produces MEYIDNLSTMDLMRSEKMTYVQLIIPVESAHRAVSYLGQLGLLQFRDLNDDKSPFQRTFVNQVKRCAEMSRKLRFFKDQIHKAGLLPSPHPASQPDIELEELEIQLAEHEHELIEMNSNTEKLQQTYNELLEFRMVLQKSGDFLISSGNQVDAQDTELDENVHTKTSYADTESLLEQDSRPGPSNQSGVRFISGIISKSKVMRFERMVFRTTRGNMLFNQAPADGQIVDPSSNETVEKTIFVVFFSGEQARTKILKICEAFGANCFPVPEDTTKRRQITREVLSRLSELETTLEAGLRHQHKALASVGFHITKWLNLVRREKSVYDTLNMLNFDVTKKCLVGEGWCPIFAKPKVQEALQRATFDSNSQVGIIFHVMDSVELPPTYFRTNQFTNAYQEIVDAYGIAKYQEANPAVYTIITFPFLFAVMFGDWGHGICLLFGALFLKAREKKLSSQKLGSFMEMLFGGRYVLLLMSLFSIYCGVIYNEFFSVPFHIFGHSAYGCRDATCSDASSVGLVKYRGTYPFGVDPSWRGSRSELPFLNSLKMKMSILFGVAQMNLGIILSYFNARYFSSSLDIKYQFVPQVIFLNSLFGYLSLLIIIKWCIGSQADLYHVMIYMFLSPFEDLGENQLFWGQGVLQVILLLLAVIAVPWMLFPKPFILRRLHTERFQGRTYGILGTSDMHTDEEPDSARQPLHEEFNFSEVFVHQMIHAIEFVLGAVSNTASYLRLWALSLAHSELSTVFYEKVLLLAWGYENILIRLVGLAVFAFATAFILLMMETLSAFLHALRLHWVEFQNKFYSGDGYKFRPFSFAALGDDDD; encoded by the exons ATGGAGTACATAGACAATTTGTCAACCATGGATCTGATGCGGTCGGAGAAAATGACGTACGTGCAACTCATTATACCGGTCGAGTCGGCGCATCGGGCTGTCTCTTATCTCGGCCAACTCGGTCTCCTCCAATTCCGAGAT TTAAATGATGATAAAAGCCCCTTCCAGAGAACATTCGTGAATCAG GTTAAAAGATGCGCTGAGATGTCCCGTAAGTTGCGTTTTTTCAAAGATCAGATTCATAAAGCTGGTTTGTTGCCATCTCCTCATCCAGCTTCCCAGCCTGATATTGAGTTAGAAGAACTAGAG ATTCAACTTGCAGAGCATGAGCATGAGTTAATTGAGATGAATTCAAATACAGAGAAACTTCAGCAGACATACAATGAGCTGCTTGAGTTCAGGATGGTATTGCAGAAG TCTGGAGACTTCCTTATCTCAAGTGGAAATCAGGTCGATGCCCAAGACACAGAGTTAGATGAAAATGTCCATACAAAAACTAGTTATGCAGATACAGAATCACTGCTTGAGCAG GATTCACGACCAGGACCATCAAATCAATCTGGTGTCAGATTTATAAGTGGCATTATCTCTAAATCTAaagttatgagatttgagaggatgGTATTTCGCACAACAAGGGGCAATATGCTTTTCAATCAGGCACCAGCTGATGGCCAAATTGTTGATCCTTCATCAAATGAGACG GTTGAGAAAACAATTTTTGTTGTATTCTTCTCAGGCGAGCAAGCCAGAACAAAAATCCTGAAAATTTGTGAAGCATTTGGTGCAAATTGCTTCCCAGTTCCAGAAGACACCACCAAACGGAGACAAATAACGCGAGAA GTTTTATCACGCCTATCTGAGTTGGAAACAACTTTGGAGGCCGGTCTGCGTCATCAGCATAAGGCCCTTGCTTCTGTTGGGTTTCACATTACAAAGTGGTTGAACTTG GTTAGACGGGAAAAGTCTGTGTATGACACATTAAATATGCTGAATTTTGATGTCACGAAGAAGTGTCTGGTTGGGGAGGGTTGGTGTCCAATATTTGCAAAACCAAAG GTTCAGGAAGCTCTGCAACGTGCAACATTTGACAGTAATTCCCAAGTTGGTATAATATTTCATGTAATGGATTCCGTTGAGTTGCCTCCGACGTACTTTAGGACCAATCAATTCACAAATGCATACCAAGAAATTGTTGATGCGTATGG GATTGCTAAATATCAGGAGGCAAACCCTGCAGTTTATACCATTATTACATTTCCATTTCTTTTTGCTGTGATGTTTGGAGATTGGGGTCATGGTATTTGTTTACTTTTTGGAGCATTGTTCCTCAAAGCTCGTGAGAAAAAGCTTAGTTCTCAG AAACTTGGCAGCTTCATGGAGATGCTCTTTGGTGGCCGATATGTTCTCCTTTTGATGTCTCTCTTTTCAATTTACTGTGGTGTGATATACAATGAATTCTTTTCCGTTCCATTTCACATATTTGGCCACTCTGCATATGGATGCCGAGATGCTACTTGCag CGATGCTTCTTCAGTTGGTTTAGTAAAATATCGAGGTACATATCCATTTGGTGTGGATCCAAGTTGGCGTGGAAGTCGTTCTGAGCTGCCTTTCTTGAATTCTCTCAAGATGAAAATGTCAATTTTGTTTGGTGTGGCACAGATGAATCTGGGAATTATTCTAAGTTATTTCAATGCGCGCTACTTTTCCAGCTCCCTCGATATTAA GTATCAGTTTGTACCACAAGTGATCTTCCTTAACAGCCTTTTTGGCTATCTTTCTCTTCTCATCATAATCAAATGGTGTATTGGTTCTCAAGCAGATCTTTACCACGTAATGATATATATGTTCTTAAGTCCTTTTGAAGATTTGGGAGAAAATCAGCTATTCTGGGGTCAGGGGGTACTTCAG GTCATATTGCTGCTTTTAGCCGTTATTGCTGTGCCATGGATGCTCTTTCCCAAACCTTTTATTTTAAGGAGGCTTCATACTGAG AGGTTTCAAGGTCGGACATATGGTATTCTTGGAACCTCTGACATGCATACTGATGAAGAACCTGATTCTGCAAGGCAACCACTCCATGAGGAGTTCAACTTTAGTGAGGTCTTTGTGCACCaaatgatacatgctattgagtTTGTGCTTGGTGCGGTTTCTAATACCGCGTCATATCTCCGGCTATGGGCACTGAG TTTGGCCCATTCAGAATTGTCAACTGTTTTCTACGAGAAGGTGTTGCTTCTTGCTTGGGG GTACGAGAATATTCTCATTCGTTTGGTGGGCCTAGCAGTTTTTGCATTCGCGACAGCTTTTATACTACTCATGATGGAGACTCTTAGTGCTTTCCTCCATGCTTTGCGTCTACACTGGGTGGAGTTTCAAAACAAGTTCTACAGTGGTGATGGCTACAAATTTAGGCCCTTCTCTTTTGCTGCATtaggtgatgatgatgattag
- the LOC142525301 gene encoding shewanella-like protein phosphatase 2, whose translation MKTTDPPNGASAIDCGLIPSLLSSFVDTFIDFSVSGGLFLPPDPLNNTGNPLQTVFPQPSRLIAIGDLHGDLIKSKQALRLAGLIDPGDRWSGGSATVIQVGDIFDRGGDEIKLLYFFEKLKREAAKTGGLVITMNGNHEIMNVDGDFRYVTREGLEEFKNWAMWQCVGNVMKKMCSGVDENFVIKDLFDGVPCEFRNIKPELLTGVRARVAAVRPNGLIANRFLSKNQTVVVVGDSVFAHGGLLRKHVSYGLERVNKDVRDWIRGAKEKVSNQLVRGRNSIVWLRNFSNELAKDCDCSMLEHVLETIPGAKRMIMGHTIQSGGINAICGNRAIRIDVGMSWGCGNGLPEVLEITENSEVRILTSNPLYLKGYGASLPPNEKDGIGSLIPEQRVRQIEVNA comes from the coding sequence ATGAAAACTACGGACCCTCCAAACGGCGCCTCCGCCATCGACTGCGGCCTTATACCTTCCCTCCTCTCCTCCTTCGTCGACACTTTCATCGATTTCTCCGTCAGCGGCGGCCTTTTCTTGCCTCCAGACCCATTGAACAACACCGGTAACCCCCTGCAAACTGTATTTCCTCAGCCTAGCCGCCTCATTGCAATCGGGGATCTCCACGGAGACCTTATAAAGTCCAAGCAGGCCTTAAGGCTCGCGGGTTTGATCGACCCAGGTGATCGTTGGTCTGGCGGGTCGGCTACTGTGATACAGGTGGGTGATATTTTTGATCGCGGGGGGGATGAGATTAAGTTGTTGTATTTCTTTGAGAAATTGAAGAGAGAGGCTGCGAAAACAGGTGGTCTTGTTATTACTATGAATGGGAATCATGAGATTATGAATGTTGATGGGGACTTTCGCTATGTGACTCGTGAGGGGCTCGAGGAGTTTAAGAATTGGGCAATGTGGCAATGTGTAGGGAATGTTATGAAGAAAATGTGTAGTGGGGTGGACGAAAATTTTGTGATTAAGGATTTGTTTGATGGGGTTCCTTGTGAATTCCGAAACATTAAGCCCGAGTTGCTGACCGGTGTTAGAGCCCGAGTTGCTGCTGTGAGGCCAAATGGGTTGATAGCAAATAGATTCTTGTCCAAGAACCAGACAGTTGTTGTAGTTGGGGACTCAGTTTTTGCTCATGGAGGGTTGTTGCGGAAACATGTATCATACGGATTAGAGCGTGTGAACAAAGACGTAAGGGATTGGATTCGGGGGGCGAAGGAGAAGGTGTCAAATCAATTAGTGAGGGGGAGGAATTCTAttgtttggttaaggaatttTTCGAACGAATTGGCGAAAGATTGTGATTGTTCAATGCTTGAGCATGTACTCGAGACAATTCCTGGAGCGAAGAGAATGATCATGGGACATACGATTCAAAGTGGTGGTATTAATGCAATTTGTGGTAACCGAGCAATAAGGATAGATGTAGGAATGTCGTGGGGGTGTGGGAATGGATTACCAGAGGTTTTGGAGATCACTGAAAACTCGGAGGTTCGCATTTTGACTTCTAATCCTTTGTATCTGAAAGGGTATGGAGCTTCTCTGCCTCCCAATGAGAAAGATGGCATTGGTTCATTGATCCCAGAACAAAGAGTGAGGCAAATTGAGGTGAATGCTTGA